Proteins co-encoded in one Fastidiosipila sp. genomic window:
- a CDS encoding elongation factor G, which produces MKLTTEKIRNITVMGHGGVGKTAFVEAALYNAGVIDRMGRSNEGNTVTDFDPEEMRRGLSISTAVAWCEWKNHKINLIDTPGDFDFLGEQILGMFAGDIALIVMSAKDGLSVGAEKAVRNADGSGIPVAFFINRMDEPNADFEKTLNDLREAYGQRVLPLVLPIMDKENMTGLIDVLGGKAYTFSGKKGEAKAIELPEAYADRIEEYSEQIKEQIAENDEELMEKYFEGEPFTPEEEARGMRKAIVSGSIRPVFAGSAQANLGVSFALDLFTKFFPTPLDGHPVTAVGQDGEEILLHSESDGPLAAFVFKTFVDSFVGRISLFRVFSGTMKDEGTIYNARQEKEERLIGLNFQNGKKQLPTEEIIAGDIGAIAKLTETVTLDTLTDKGAPVKIRPPEMPVPCLTLAISPVNKGDEEKIMQGLVRLKDEDVTFDIVNDPETRQFRLSGLGEVQLDVISTRLKSKFGVEARLSEPRIAYRETIRKKVKVQGRHKKQTGGHGQYGDVWIVFEPGAEEGLEFAEEVFGGAVPKNYFPAVEKGLQEAIVEGVLAGYPVVNLKATLVDGSYHEVDSNELSFKLAARLAYRAGLPQADPVLLEPIDKLSVHIPDDFLGDIMGDLNKRRGRILGIHPDTIPGYQIVEAEAPRAEIAKYATDLKSMTQGRGWFLIEFVRYEQVPQNIADKIVAAAQKED; this is translated from the coding sequence TTGTCGAGGCCGCTCTCTACAACGCAGGCGTCATCGATCGTATGGGCCGGTCCAACGAAGGCAATACGGTCACCGATTTTGACCCCGAGGAAATGCGGCGGGGCCTGTCAATCAGTACCGCAGTCGCCTGGTGCGAATGGAAAAACCACAAAATCAATTTGATCGATACGCCAGGTGATTTTGACTTCCTGGGTGAGCAGATTCTTGGCATGTTCGCAGGCGATATCGCCCTGATTGTCATGTCAGCCAAGGACGGGCTTTCAGTTGGTGCCGAAAAAGCCGTCCGGAATGCTGATGGCAGCGGGATTCCCGTCGCTTTTTTTATCAACCGGATGGATGAACCCAACGCCGATTTTGAGAAGACATTGAATGATTTGCGCGAAGCCTACGGACAGCGCGTGCTGCCCCTCGTGCTGCCCATAATGGATAAAGAAAACATGACGGGTCTGATTGATGTCCTGGGGGGCAAGGCCTACACCTTTTCAGGGAAAAAGGGAGAGGCAAAAGCCATCGAGCTTCCTGAGGCATATGCAGACAGGATTGAGGAATACAGTGAGCAGATCAAGGAGCAGATCGCGGAAAACGACGAAGAATTGATGGAAAAATACTTTGAAGGCGAACCCTTTACGCCGGAAGAGGAAGCCAGGGGCATGCGCAAGGCAATCGTCAGCGGCTCCATCCGGCCTGTTTTTGCCGGGTCCGCTCAGGCCAATTTGGGCGTCTCATTCGCGCTTGATCTGTTTACAAAATTTTTCCCCACTCCGCTGGACGGCCACCCGGTAACCGCAGTTGGTCAGGACGGTGAGGAAATTCTTCTGCACTCCGAGAGTGACGGCCCCCTGGCAGCTTTTGTCTTCAAAACTTTTGTCGATTCCTTTGTCGGCCGCATTTCACTTTTCCGCGTTTTTTCAGGCACCATGAAAGATGAGGGAACTATCTATAACGCCAGGCAGGAGAAAGAAGAACGGCTGATCGGCCTCAACTTCCAAAACGGGAAAAAACAGCTGCCAACCGAAGAAATAATTGCCGGGGATATCGGCGCCATTGCCAAGCTTACCGAGACGGTGACCCTCGACACATTGACGGACAAAGGAGCGCCAGTCAAGATCAGGCCTCCGGAGATGCCTGTGCCCTGCCTGACTCTGGCCATTTCCCCTGTCAACAAGGGCGATGAGGAAAAGATTATGCAAGGCCTGGTCAGGCTCAAGGACGAGGATGTGACCTTTGATATCGTCAACGATCCGGAGACGCGCCAGTTTCGTCTTTCCGGCCTGGGTGAGGTCCAGCTGGACGTGATTTCAACGAGGCTGAAATCGAAATTCGGCGTTGAGGCGCGGTTGAGCGAACCGCGGATCGCCTACCGCGAGACCATCCGCAAGAAGGTGAAAGTGCAGGGGAGGCACAAGAAACAGACAGGCGGCCACGGGCAGTATGGCGATGTTTGGATTGTTTTTGAACCGGGCGCCGAAGAGGGGCTCGAATTTGCGGAGGAAGTCTTTGGCGGCGCGGTGCCAAAAAACTATTTTCCCGCGGTTGAAAAAGGGCTTCAAGAGGCGATCGTTGAAGGTGTCCTGGCCGGCTACCCGGTTGTCAACCTCAAGGCGACACTGGTTGATGGATCTTACCACGAGGTTGACTCCAATGAACTCTCCTTTAAGCTGGCTGCCCGTCTGGCCTATCGGGCAGGGCTTCCTCAGGCCGACCCGGTTTTGCTTGAGCCGATTGATAAGCTTTCGGTTCATATTCCGGATGATTTCCTTGGTGACATCATGGGCGACCTGAACAAACGGCGCGGCCGTATCCTGGGTATTCACCCGGATACCATTCCCGGCTACCAGATTGTTGAGGCGGAGGCGCCGCGCGCTGAGATTGCCAAATACGCGACCGACCTGAAATCAATGACTCAGGGGCGCGGTTGGTT